CGGCAAGGAATTGCTGGCACAGGCGATCCACAGTGCCTCGCCCCGAGCGCACAAAGCCTTCGTCAGCATCAACAGCGCGGCGATTCCCGAGGCGCTGCTGGAAGCAGAGTTTTTCGGCACCGCCCCAGGCGCGTTCACCGGAGCCGACCGCAAGGGGCGCACCGGCAAGCTGCAAATCGCCCAGGGCGGCACGCTGTTCCTTGACGAAATCGGCGACATGCCACTACCGCTGCAAAGCAAATTGCTGCGCGTGCTGCAGGAGAAGGAGTTCGAACCTGTGGGTTCGAACGACGTGATCCAGAGTGATGTGCGGGTAATTGCCGCCACGTCGACGGATCTGCAAGCGGCGATCAAACGCGGCGAATTCCGCGCGGACCTTTATTACCGGCTCAACGTGCTGCCGATCAACGTGCCACCGCTACGTGAAAGGCTCGACGATCTGCCGGCACTCAGCGAAGCCATTCTGGAAGAGTTGCGCAGTCAACATGAGCTGAACCGTGAAGCGTTGACGTTGCTTGGGCAGCATGCCTGGCCGGGCAATATTCGTGAGCTGCGCAATGTGCTGGAACGAGCAGCGCTGCTGAGTGATGACCTGATGCTCACCGAGAACGACATTCGCGCGGCCATCGGTACGTTTACGCCGGTGGAGCGTGCTTCGGCACCGATGATCGAGTCGTTGGCCGAGGAGACATTCGCTCACGCCCGGGAGCGGTTTGATCGGCAGTTGATTCAGTCTGCCCTTGCGCAATGCGGGGGTAAGGTTCCAGAGGCGGCGGCTCGGCTGGGGCTGGGGCGGTCGACGCTGTACAAGAAAATGGTGGCGCTGGGGATCGCCGAGTCTCCTTAAAGAGACATCAGTCTATCTTTGTAGATGATCCATTGAAGATCAAAAGATCGCAGCCTGCGGCAGCTCCTACATGGCAATTCGCATCACCACTGTAGGAGCTGCCGCAGGCTGCGATCTTTTTTGCCCTAAAGAAATCTACAATTCGAGACAAACTTGCGGATCTCAATCCAGTAAAAAACAAGTTATTCATATTTTTCAACAAGTTAGCGAACTGGCACACATCTGGCTATGGGTTCTTGCCACACCCGTTTCAACCACAAAAATAACAATTCTGGAGAGACACACCATGAGTGTGATCATTGCCTTGGCAGCCCTCGCGCTGTTGATGGTGGCTGCGTATCGTGGCTACAGCGTTATCCTCTTCGCCCCCATCGCCGCGCTCGGCGCTGTCCTGCTGACTGACCCGTCCGCCGTTGCCCCAGCTTTCACCGGGGTGTTCATGGAGAAAATGGTCGGTTTCATCAAACTGTACTTCCCTGTGTTCCTGCTCGGCGCCGTGTTCGGCAAGTTGATCGAACTATCGGGTTTCTCGCGTTCGATCGTTGCAGCGGCCATTCGTCTGTTAGGCACAAAGCAGGCCATGCTGGTGATCGTGCTGGTCTGCGCCCTCCTCACCTACGGTGGCGTTTCGCTGTTCGTGGTGGTGTTCGCGGTTTACCCGTTTGCGGCGGAGATGTTTCGCCAGAGCGATATCCCCAAACGTCTGATCCCGGCCACCATCGCCCTCGGCGCGTTTTCGTTCACCATGGACGCCCTGCCCGGGACGCCACAAATCCAGAACATCATTCCCAGCACGTTCTTCAACACCACCGCGTGGGCAGCGCCGTGGCTGGGTGTGATCGGCACGATTTTCGTGTTCTGCGCCGGCATGCTGTTTCTGCAACGTCAACGCAACAAGGCTCAACGCGCCGGTGAAGGCTATGGCACCGAACTGCGCAACGAGCCGGAAACCGCCGAAGACCTGACGCTGCCGAACCCCTGGATTGCGCTGTCGCCGTTGTTGGCGGTGGGCATCATGAACCTGCTGTTCACCCACTGGATTCCGCAGTGGTACGGCAAGACTCACAGCTTGGCGCTGCCAGGCATGGCAACACCGGTGACCACGGAAATCGCCAAACTGACGGCGATCTGGGCCGTTCAAGCCGCGTTGCTGGTCGGGATTTTGATGGTCTTGGCGTTCGGCTTTCAGGCGATTCGCAGCAAACTGGCCGAGGGCAGTAAAAGTGCGGTGAGCGGCGCATTGCTGGCGGCCATGAACACCGCTTCCGAATACGGTTTCGGCGCGGTCATCGCCTCACTGCCAGGCTTTCTGGTACTGGCTGACTGGCTCAAGCAAATCCCCAATCCACTGGTCAACGAAGCGATCACCGTGACCTTGCTTGCGGGTATTACCGGCTCGGCTTCGGGCGGCATGAGCATCGCGTTGGCAGCAATGTCCGAGCAGTTCATCAGCGCCGCCAATGCGGCGAACATTCCGCTGGAGGTGTTGCACCGCGTCGCCGCGATGGCCAGCGGCGGCATGGATACCCTGCCGCACAACGGCGCGGTCATCACGCTATTGGCGGTCACCGGCCTGACCCATCGTGAAGCCTATAAAGACATTTTCTGTATTACGCTGATCAAAACCCTGGCGGTTTTCGTGGTGATCGGCACTTTCTACGCCACTGGCATTGTGTGAGGCATTCATGACGACTCTTACTGGCAAGACCGCACTGGTTACCGGCTCCACCAGCGGCATTGGTCTGGGCATTGCGCTCGTGCTGGCCAAAGCCGGGGCCAATGTTGTTCTCAATGGTTTTGGCGATGCGTCCAAAGTGATCGCTGAAGTGGCGCAGTTCGGCGGCAAGGTCGGCCATCATCCGGCGGATGTCAGCGACCCGGCACAGATCGCCGAGATGATCGCCTACGCCGAACGCGAGTTCGGTGGCGTCGACATTCTTATCAACAACGCTGGCATCCAGCATGTCGCCGCCGTGGAAGAGTTTCCGATTGAACGCTGGGACTCGATCATCGCCATCAACCTCTCTTCGGTGTTTCACAGCACCCGACTGAGTCTGCCAGGTATGCGCGCCAAAGGCTGGGGGCGGATCATCAATATTGCCTCCGTACACGGCCAGGTCGGCTCCACAGGCAAGGCGGCTTACGTTGCTGCCAAACACGGGGTGATCGGCCTGACCAAAGTGGTCGGCCTGGAAACCGCGACCAGCAACGTCACCTGCAATGCGATTTGCCCGGGCTGGGTACTGACGCCGCTGGTGCAGAAGCAGATTGATGATCGCGCCGCCAAGGGCGTCGATCCGCAGCAGGCGCAGCATGATTTGCTGGCCGAGAAACAGCCATCGCTGGAGTTCGTCACGCCGCAGCATCTGGGCGAACTGGTGCTGTTTCTGTGCAGCGAGGCAGGCAGCCAGGTGCGTGGTGCGGCGTGGAATATTGACGGTGGGTGGTTGGCGCAATAAGCCGCGACACCTTCAGGAAAACAAGAGGCAAACAAATGTCCGACATTCTCTGGCAACCCGACGCCGACCGTATCGCCAAGTCGCGCATGGATACGTTCCGACGCTTCGTCAATCAGCGCCATTCGCTCAATCTGGACGACTACCCTGCCCTGCACCAATGGAGCATCGATCAACGCGCAGCGTTCTGGCAAGCCATCGTCGACCTCTTCGACATTCGCTTCCATACCCAGCCAGACGCCGTGCTACGCGAAGGCGAATATATGCCCAGCGCGAAATGGTTTCCCGGCGCCACCTTGAACTTTGCCGAACATTTACTGCGGCGCCGTGATGACGCCGTGGCGGTGGTAAGCGTGGGCGAGAACGGTCAGCGCGAGCAATTGACCTGGGCCGAACTGGCTCACCAGGTCGCCGGTTTCCAGGCCAGTCTGCAAGCCGTGGGGGTGGGTCTCGGCGACCGGGTGGCGGCATGTATGCCCAACACCTGGCAGACGCTGGTGGCGATGCTCGCAACCACCAGCCTCGGGGCAATCTGGTCGTGCTCTTCGCCGGATTTCGGCACCCACGGCGTGATTGATCGTTTCGGCCAGATAGCACCGAAAGTCCTGATCACCTGCGCCGGTTACCGCTATGCCGGCAAAGAGATAGACCAGACGACGAAGCTCAATGAAA
The sequence above is drawn from the Pseudomonas sp. FP2196 genome and encodes:
- the hbdH gene encoding 3-hydroxybutyrate dehydrogenase; translation: MTTLTGKTALVTGSTSGIGLGIALVLAKAGANVVLNGFGDASKVIAEVAQFGGKVGHHPADVSDPAQIAEMIAYAEREFGGVDILINNAGIQHVAAVEEFPIERWDSIIAINLSSVFHSTRLSLPGMRAKGWGRIINIASVHGQVGSTGKAAYVAAKHGVIGLTKVVGLETATSNVTCNAICPGWVLTPLVQKQIDDRAAKGVDPQQAQHDLLAEKQPSLEFVTPQHLGELVLFLCSEAGSQVRGAAWNIDGGWLAQ
- a CDS encoding sigma-54-dependent Fis family transcriptional regulator; the encoded protein is MNTTESLKDYQRVRTLAIRSLFEIIEQSSEGTVIVDRDANIVWMNERYARRFGLESAAGAIGKPCESVIPGSLLREVVRTGRPILLDMQDTPKEPLVVMRLPIHDDAGTVIGAIGFALFDELRTLSPMLKRYLSMQEELASTRSLLRARQTKYNFAHFIGTSAASLDVKRRARRSASAESPVLLLGETGTGKELLAQAIHSASPRAHKAFVSINSAAIPEALLEAEFFGTAPGAFTGADRKGRTGKLQIAQGGTLFLDEIGDMPLPLQSKLLRVLQEKEFEPVGSNDVIQSDVRVIAATSTDLQAAIKRGEFRADLYYRLNVLPINVPPLRERLDDLPALSEAILEELRSQHELNREALTLLGQHAWPGNIRELRNVLERAALLSDDLMLTENDIRAAIGTFTPVERASAPMIESLAEETFAHARERFDRQLIQSALAQCGGKVPEAAARLGLGRSTLYKKMVALGIAESP
- a CDS encoding GntP family permease, with product MSVIIALAALALLMVAAYRGYSVILFAPIAALGAVLLTDPSAVAPAFTGVFMEKMVGFIKLYFPVFLLGAVFGKLIELSGFSRSIVAAAIRLLGTKQAMLVIVLVCALLTYGGVSLFVVVFAVYPFAAEMFRQSDIPKRLIPATIALGAFSFTMDALPGTPQIQNIIPSTFFNTTAWAAPWLGVIGTIFVFCAGMLFLQRQRNKAQRAGEGYGTELRNEPETAEDLTLPNPWIALSPLLAVGIMNLLFTHWIPQWYGKTHSLALPGMATPVTTEIAKLTAIWAVQAALLVGILMVLAFGFQAIRSKLAEGSKSAVSGALLAAMNTASEYGFGAVIASLPGFLVLADWLKQIPNPLVNEAITVTLLAGITGSASGGMSIALAAMSEQFISAANAANIPLEVLHRVAAMASGGMDTLPHNGAVITLLAVTGLTHREAYKDIFCITLIKTLAVFVVIGTFYATGIV